Proteins from one Setaria italica strain Yugu1 chromosome V, Setaria_italica_v2.0, whole genome shotgun sequence genomic window:
- the LOC101770182 gene encoding uncharacterized protein LOC101770182: MPLTRVAADAFGVLTIALFALFAALGLFCIFQSVYFRRRIRRGSSFLPLGYFNGPWVTRIVLILITIWWGVGEIVRLSFLKKKLFSSLVWQRNICDVYILSNLGFAEPGILFAFALLLHGSLQKRELGTLNQRWNWKTMAYMLVFCIPVFFVQAILVFLGPKFVKDENSEHGRRKIAKYFIRTSMAVGDTSVCTYPLFGTIFLGLVDAILMSYVSYVGSRVLSLVINKALRRRVSLLMLSVLCFLPIRVLLLGFSVLPKPGDVAFEGIIFLSFLMMLSCTTVGILLLVYYPVADSLALRDIGHREIAEMVPYDDYYYEGASLVTNQSFREIERNSDTSTKRGSISFRTMIREDQLQQDGADEMGFSSRSGVQIGSPSGSSPSAAMPMLPLKEVPRY, translated from the coding sequence ATGCCCCTGACCAGAGTAGCTGCCGATGCATTCGGTGTGTTGACAATTGCACTGTTTGCGCTGTTCGCTGCTCTGGGCCTCTTCTGCATTTTCCAGTCAGTCTACTTCAGGCGTCGGATTCGAAGAGGGTCCTCCTTTCTTCCGCTTGGTTACTTTAACGGCCCATGGGTGACTCGCATTGTGCTGATTCTGATCACCATTTGGTGGGGAGTAGGGGAGATAGTGAGGTTGAGCTTCTTGAAGAAAAAGTTGTTCTCCAGCTTAGTATGGCAGAGGAATATATGTGACGTGTATATACTTTCCAATCTAGGGTTTGCAGAGCCAGGGATCTTGTTTGCATTTGCGCTTCTGCTCCATGGCTCATTACAAAAGAGGGAGCTGGGCACTTTGAACCAAAGATGGAATTGGAAGACCATGGCCTACATGTTGGTGTTCTGCATTCCAGTTTTCTTTGTGCAGGCAATCTTAGTGTTTCTTGGGCCAAAGTTTGTTAAAGATGAGAACAGTGAACATGGGAGGAGAAAGATTGCTAAATACTTCATACGGACATCCATGGCAGTTGGAGATACAAGCGTTTGCACTTACCCATTGTTTGGCACCATTTTTCTGGGACTTGTAGATGCTATCCTCATGAGCTATGTATCATATGTTGGATCTCGGGTGCTCTCCTTGGTCATCAACAAGGCACTGCGAAGGAGGGTTTCCCTGCTGATGCTTTCAGTCCTTTGCTTCCTTCCTATCAGGGTGCTTCTCCTTGGGTTTTCAGTCCTACCCAAGCCGGGAGATGTTGCCTTTGAGGGCATTATCTTCCTGTCATTCTTGATGATGCTGTCCTGCACAACTGTTGGAATACTCTTGCTTGTTTACTACCCTGTAGCTGATTCGTTGGCCCTCCGAGATATAGGCCACAGGGAAATAGCAGAGATGGTGCCCTATGATGATTACTACTATGAAGGTGCGTCACTTGTGACCAACCAGAGTTTCCGAGAAATTGAGCGGAATTCTGACACTTCAACAAAGCGGGGCTCCATATCCTTCCGCACAATGATCAGGGAAGACCAGCTCCAGCAGGATGGTGCAGATGAGATGGGCTTCTCTTCTCGCAGCGGTGTCCAAATTGGATCACCCTCAG